The Methanocella sp. sequence CATCATAAGATGTGTATATTTTCACCGGTATGGGCACGCCCGCGGCCCCCCAGTATATGGCGCCAGAGCCTTTGAAGCTCGTCGCATATTTTTCACAGTTGTACGTACCCCTGGGCACAGTGATGCTTTCCGTACTAACGGGGCCGCTGAACTTCAGGCCGTCCGCATAAAGAACCGGGTCGTTGGCCATCATCTCGCCGGCTGGCATCATGTTCGAGGACGTGCTGCTCTGCGAGCTGGAATAGCGCATGCTGTAGCTCCGGCCGCCATCCTGCGTGCTGAGCGAGGAGGCGCCGCCGGACGTCTGCGTGCGCTTTATGCTCACCATCTTTCCGCCGCCCGGCTGGCTCGAGCTGTATTCGAGCCTCACGTCGGAGACGGGGCCCCCGTTCGCGGTCCGCCTGTACTCCGCCCAGCTTACAGCGTCGAGGTCGAACGGGCTATAAGTGGCAGCCTGCTCTGCCGGTACCTGAGTTACCGAAGGCCCGGCCGCCGGCAAAGGGATCAGAGGCGCCACGCTATTTCCGGCCTGATTTCCCGCAGGAGCCCCAGGCAAAAAGATACATCCGGCCAGTGCTGTCGCGAGCGCTATCGCCAGATAAACAAGATATTTTCGAGACATTTAATTACCCCCCACTATAACTACCGTTTACAGGGCTAAATATAACCATATTTATATTAATATTTGATTGATAAAAGGCACGTCTACAGCATACTGCGCTATCCGGAGATTCGCTGCCCAATAACGTTTTTAATGTTGGGGCCGGCAATATGGAATGATGCTTGCCCACTTCCGCTGGAACCCCAGGAACCGCTATAGCATCGCTGCGCTTGGGGCCGTCCTGGACTTTGACCTGGCCAAAAGGCCCGAAGATGGTATCATGCTCTATAGCTTCGCCTCTCCCCAGGCGCGCTCCATCTTCCGGGAGGTAAAGGCGGCCAGGACGGACTCCGTATTCATCGCCGGCGGCCCGCATCCCTCGGGATGCCCGGAGGAAACACTCGAGTACTTTGACTACGTGGTCGTGGGCGAGGGCGAGGAGGCGCTCCCCGAGCTTGTCCGCGTACTCGAAAACGGCGACGACGCTTCACGCGTGAGGGGCATCGCCTATAAGAAAGACGGGAAGGTCGTTTTCACGCCTAAAAGGGAGAATGTCGACCTGGACAAATATCCTCCTTTTAAGCCCCCGCTGTTCGGGCCCATCGAGATCACCCGCGGCTGCCCCTGGAACTGCGCCTACTGCCAGACGCCCCGGCTCTTCGGGCATAAAATGAGGCACCGGAGCGTGGAAGCCATCTGTAAATACGATAAGTTTTACGAGGACAAGCGCCTGGTGTCCCCGAACGCCTTCGCATACGGGTCGGACGGGATAACGCCCAACGAGGCCGCAGTGGAACGGCTGTTAAAGTCGCTTTCCGGGAACATATACTTCGGCACATTTCCTTCGGAAGTACGCCCCGAGTTCGTGGCCCCGAAGATGCTGGAATTGCTGAACATGTACTGTGCGAATAAGGAGCTGCACTTAGGCGGCCAGTCGGGCAGCGATCGGATGCTGAAGGCCATCCACCGCGGGCATTCGGCGGCGCAGGTGCTGGACGCTGTGGAGCTGACCCACGATGCCGGCCTGACGCCCGTCGTCGACTTCATCTTCGGATTGCCCGGAGAGCGCGAGGAAGACCAGCAGCTTACTGTCGATAGTATCAATGCCATCATCGAGGAAGGCGGCAAGGTCCGCGCCCACTACTTCCTGCCCCTGCCCGGGACCGAGCTGGCTAAGACGAAGCCCGAGAAGATAAGCCCTGAAATTGATAAATTGCTTGGAAAGCTCGCGCTCGGAGGCAGGCTCACCGGCTCATGGTCGGATATTAAAGTGCTCAAAAAAAATAAATAATTTTATTTTTTGGTGCGGCCTGGTGTAAGCTCCGTGCCGCCAGGTGTTATAATAAAAATTGGTGCCGCCTGGCGTAAACCTGGTTTGTTTGAAAAAAGAGTGCTTACAAGCGGCACCAGTTTTACACCAGGCGGCACCAAAATATAATATAATCACCTGGCGGCA is a genomic window containing:
- a CDS encoding TIGR04013 family B12-binding domain/radical SAM domain-containing protein, giving the protein MLAHFRWNPRNRYSIAALGAVLDFDLAKRPEDGIMLYSFASPQARSIFREVKAARTDSVFIAGGPHPSGCPEETLEYFDYVVVGEGEEALPELVRVLENGDDASRVRGIAYKKDGKVVFTPKRENVDLDKYPPFKPPLFGPIEITRGCPWNCAYCQTPRLFGHKMRHRSVEAICKYDKFYEDKRLVSPNAFAYGSDGITPNEAAVERLLKSLSGNIYFGTFPSEVRPEFVAPKMLELLNMYCANKELHLGGQSGSDRMLKAIHRGHSAAQVLDAVELTHDAGLTPVVDFIFGLPGEREEDQQLTVDSINAIIEEGGKVRAHYFLPLPGTELAKTKPEKISPEIDKLLGKLALGGRLTGSWSDIKVLKKNK